The Exiguobacterium mexicanum genome includes a window with the following:
- a CDS encoding GNAT family N-acetyltransferase, which yields MIQLDTDRLRLRAFQLEDAEQMFHYAKDERVGPKAGWAPHQSVEETGDVIRLFQQDQDVWAITLKKTGEVIGSLGLHDRRPDPEIQHDRQREIGYVLSPDRWGQGYIPEAVHEVMRHGFDDLGLERIWCGHFDFNDQSRRVVEKTGFTYAFTTSQQLTRLDGRTVQSLIYVVTKDEYERVKA from the coding sequence ATGATTCAACTTGATACAGATCGGCTCCGGTTGCGGGCGTTTCAGCTCGAGGACGCTGAACAGATGTTTCACTATGCGAAAGACGAGCGGGTCGGACCGAAAGCAGGCTGGGCGCCGCACCAATCGGTCGAGGAGACGGGTGACGTCATCCGGCTGTTCCAGCAAGACCAAGACGTCTGGGCCATCACACTGAAAAAGACAGGTGAGGTGATCGGCAGCCTCGGGTTGCACGACCGCCGACCGGACCCTGAGATTCAGCATGACCGGCAGCGCGAGATCGGGTATGTCCTCAGCCCGGACCGTTGGGGGCAAGGGTACATCCCGGAAGCCGTCCATGAAGTGATGCGGCACGGTTTTGACGACCTCGGACTCGAACGCATCTGGTGCGGTCATTTCGACTTCAACGACCAGTCGCGTCGCGTCGTCGAAAAGACAGGCTTCACGTACGCGTTCACGACGTCTCAGCAGTTGACGCGCTTAGATGGGCGCACTGTGCAGAGCCTCATTTATGTCGTGACGAAAGATGAGTACGAACGTGTTAAAGCGTGA
- a CDS encoding 6-phospho-beta-glucosidase, which translates to MTTGIKLVTIGGGSSYTPELMEGFIKRYEELPIREIWLVDIEAGKDKLDIVGQMAQRMWDASPYDVKVHLTLDRREALQDADFVTTQFRVGLLDARIKDERIPLSYGMVGQETNGAGGILKAFRTIPVILDIVEDMKQLCPDAWLVNFTNPSGMVTDAVIRYGKWDKVIGLCNVPVNAMMAEPELIGKKPEDLIYSFAGLNHFHWHRVHDVSGQDVTRDIIDKMYDGDSGIPANIHDMPFFQEQLQQMNMIPCGYHRYYYRAEEMLAHMLEEYRDPAVGTRAEQVKQTEAELFELYKDPNLDHKPEQLSKRGGAHYSDAACETIASIYANKNTHIVVSTKNNGAVPDLAPDDVVEVSAYIGATGAKPIAFGALAPAEKGWLQVMKNMELCVEEAAVTGDYGLALQAFIINPLIPSGETAKRVLDELLIAHKDYLPQFADKIAELEANGVTIKDEVVQALQPVEHA; encoded by the coding sequence ATGACAACGGGAATCAAGCTCGTCACCATCGGGGGCGGCAGCAGCTACACACCAGAATTGATGGAAGGGTTCATCAAGCGTTACGAAGAGTTACCGATTCGTGAGATTTGGCTCGTCGATATCGAGGCCGGGAAAGACAAACTCGACATCGTCGGACAGATGGCGCAACGGATGTGGGACGCTTCTCCGTATGACGTTAAAGTGCATCTGACGCTCGACCGTCGAGAAGCGTTACAAGACGCCGACTTTGTCACGACACAGTTCCGTGTCGGTTTGCTCGACGCCCGCATCAAAGACGAACGGATTCCGCTCTCGTACGGTATGGTCGGCCAAGAGACGAACGGGGCCGGCGGTATCTTGAAGGCGTTCCGTACCATTCCTGTCATCCTCGATATCGTCGAAGACATGAAACAGCTCTGTCCGGACGCCTGGCTCGTCAACTTCACGAACCCGAGCGGAATGGTGACCGACGCGGTCATCCGTTACGGCAAATGGGACAAAGTTATCGGACTGTGCAACGTGCCGGTCAATGCGATGATGGCTGAACCGGAACTGATCGGCAAGAAGCCAGAGGACTTGATCTATTCGTTCGCCGGGTTGAACCATTTCCACTGGCACCGCGTCCACGACGTGAGCGGACAAGACGTGACACGTGACATCATCGACAAGATGTACGACGGCGATTCGGGGATTCCCGCCAACATTCACGACATGCCGTTCTTCCAAGAACAACTGCAACAGATGAACATGATCCCTTGCGGCTATCACCGGTATTACTACCGTGCCGAGGAAATGCTCGCCCACATGCTCGAGGAATATCGAGACCCGGCCGTCGGCACGCGGGCCGAGCAAGTGAAGCAGACGGAAGCGGAGCTATTCGAGCTGTACAAAGACCCGAACCTCGACCATAAACCGGAGCAACTATCTAAACGCGGTGGCGCCCACTATTCGGATGCGGCGTGTGAGACAATCGCCTCGATTTACGCCAATAAGAACACACATATCGTCGTCTCGACGAAGAACAACGGGGCCGTCCCTGACCTCGCTCCAGACGATGTCGTCGAAGTGTCCGCCTATATCGGCGCGACCGGTGCGAAACCAATCGCGTTCGGCGCGCTCGCCCCGGCTGAAAAAGGATGGCTCCAAGTTATGAAGAACATGGAGCTGTGCGTCGAAGAAGCGGCCGTGACCGGTGACTACGGGCTCGCCCTTCAAGCGTTCATCATCAATCCGCTTATCCCGAGCGGCGAGACCGCGAAACGGGTGCTCGATGAACTGCTCATCGCCCATAAAGATTACTTGCCGCAGTTCGCCGATAAAATCGCTGAACTTGAAGCGAACGGCGTCACGATCAAAGACGAAGTCGTTCAAGCGCTCCAACCTGTCGAGCACGCATAA
- a CDS encoding MurR/RpiR family transcriptional regulator — protein MLLTEKMKQDLFSKSERAVIDYLFVERERIHDKTMKQIAEATYTHPSMLSRIATKLEFAGWLELKEQFLEEIEYLNRHFSDIDANEPFSAKDNLMVVANKLAALKQMTIEDTLSLLDHEAYEQAVTMLSEARHIKVFSVIHNLLLCHDFKSKMNRIGKQVSLCEFDAEFEAANSDETTCALLISYTGESDYTVGLIPYLKKQRVPVLALTSLGENAISNQADCTLRLTTRERLYSKIGSFTTNDSIHCLLDLLYAGVFSTDYEANMAYKVQISKRFDHRKSSSEVMQED, from the coding sequence ATGCTATTGACCGAGAAAATGAAGCAAGACCTGTTCTCTAAATCAGAACGGGCCGTCATCGACTATTTGTTCGTCGAGCGGGAGCGGATCCACGACAAGACGATGAAACAAATCGCCGAGGCGACGTATACGCACCCATCGATGTTAAGTCGCATCGCTACGAAACTGGAGTTTGCGGGTTGGCTCGAGTTGAAGGAACAGTTTTTGGAGGAAATCGAGTATTTGAATCGTCACTTCTCGGATATCGATGCCAATGAGCCATTCTCGGCTAAGGATAACTTGATGGTTGTGGCGAACAAGCTGGCGGCCCTCAAACAGATGACGATCGAGGACACGCTGTCGTTGCTCGATCATGAGGCATACGAGCAGGCCGTAACGATGTTGAGTGAAGCGCGCCATATCAAGGTCTTTTCTGTCATCCATAATTTGTTGCTTTGTCACGACTTCAAGTCAAAGATGAACCGGATCGGCAAACAAGTCAGCCTCTGTGAATTCGATGCCGAATTCGAGGCGGCCAACTCGGACGAAACGACGTGTGCGCTCCTGATCTCCTATACGGGAGAAAGTGATTATACGGTCGGACTTATTCCTTACTTAAAGAAACAACGTGTGCCGGTGCTCGCCTTGACGAGTCTAGGGGAGAATGCCATCTCGAACCAGGCGGATTGTACGCTCCGTTTGACGACCCGTGAGCGCCTCTATTCGAAAATCGGGAGCTTCACGACGAACGATTCGATTCATTGCTTGCTCGACCTGTTGTACGCTGGTGTGTTCTCGACAGACTATGAGGCGAACATGGCTTACAAAGTGCAAATCTCGAAACGGTTCGACCATCGTAAAAGTTCGAGTGAGGTCATGCAGGAAGACTGA
- the kynB gene encoding arylformamidase, with protein sequence MTWIDVSQPLEDTITTWPGDTAFRYEIAWPMADSGSVNVGKVTMSLHTGTHIDAPFHFEDAGQRVIDLDPGLYIGPARVIHLPGHERIEATDLDGFDLTGVERLILKTDGWPNKQEFPSHIPELTPSLADRLGELGIYLIGLDLPSVDAIDSKEMAAHHALARNGVHILEGLVLDHIAPGDYELNAVPLPIVKGDGSPVRALLRSLD encoded by the coding sequence ATGACATGGATTGATGTTTCGCAACCGCTCGAAGACACGATCACGACATGGCCAGGCGACACGGCGTTCCGTTACGAGATCGCGTGGCCGATGGCCGATAGTGGTTCGGTCAACGTCGGGAAAGTGACGATGAGCCTGCATACTGGAACGCATATCGATGCCCCGTTCCATTTCGAGGACGCCGGACAGCGCGTCATCGATCTCGATCCCGGGCTCTATATCGGTCCGGCCCGGGTCATTCATCTCCCTGGACACGAACGAATCGAAGCGACGGACTTGGACGGTTTTGACTTGACCGGCGTCGAACGGTTGATTCTCAAGACCGACGGCTGGCCGAACAAGCAGGAATTCCCGAGCCACATCCCTGAACTCACGCCGTCACTTGCCGACCGTCTCGGCGAACTTGGGATTTACTTGATCGGTCTCGATTTGCCTTCGGTCGACGCAATCGACAGTAAAGAGATGGCGGCGCACCACGCGCTCGCCCGCAACGGGGTCCACATTCTCGAAGGACTCGTCCTCGACCATATCGCCCCTGGTGATTACGAATTGAACGCCGTGCCACTCCCGATCGTCAAAGGAGACGGCAGTCCGGTGCGCGCGCTCTTGCGTTCGCTCGATTAA
- the kynA gene encoding tryptophan 2,3-dioxygenase: protein MSERIEHKVEQSIQTDFSKDMSYGDYLQLDPILSSQHRLSDHHDEMLFIIIHQTSELWMKLILHELTAAVTAIETGELERSFKMLARVSKIQQQLIQSWSVLATLTPAEYLEFRDKLGSSSGFQSYQNRQIEFALGFKNARTLSVYAHDEKLYPLLESSLQAPSIYDMTVREMHRRGLAIDDAVLNRDVTKDWEWNESVEAAWAEVYRDVDKYWDLYELGEKLLDIGSQQQMWRFNHMSTVERIIGQKMGTGGSSGVNYLRRVLDHRFFPELWTVRTKL from the coding sequence ATGAGTGAACGGATTGAACACAAAGTCGAGCAATCGATTCAGACAGACTTTTCGAAAGACATGTCTTACGGTGACTATTTGCAACTCGACCCGATTTTATCGAGTCAGCACCGCTTATCGGACCATCATGACGAGATGCTGTTCATCATCATCCATCAGACGAGTGAGCTGTGGATGAAATTGATTTTGCATGAACTGACGGCGGCCGTGACCGCCATCGAGACGGGAGAGCTCGAGCGTTCGTTCAAGATGCTCGCCCGTGTCTCGAAGATTCAACAACAGCTCATCCAGTCGTGGAGCGTCCTCGCGACGTTGACTCCGGCCGAGTATTTGGAGTTCCGCGACAAACTCGGTTCGTCTTCTGGCTTCCAATCGTACCAGAACCGCCAAATCGAGTTCGCCCTCGGCTTTAAGAACGCGCGCACACTCAGTGTCTACGCCCATGATGAGAAGCTATATCCGCTTCTCGAGTCGTCGCTACAGGCACCGAGCATCTATGACATGACCGTTCGCGAAATGCATCGCCGTGGTCTCGCCATCGATGACGCCGTGCTCAACCGGGACGTCACGAAAGACTGGGAATGGAACGAGAGCGTCGAAGCAGCTTGGGCCGAGGTGTACCGGGACGTGGACAAGTACTGGGACTTGTATGAGCTCGGAGAGAAACTGCTCGATATCGGTAGCCAGCAGCAGATGTGGCGCTTCAACCATATGAGCACCGTCGAACGGATTATCGGTCAAAAGATGGGGACGGGTGGATCGTCAGGCGTCAATTACTTGCGCCGCGTCCTCGACCACCGTTTCTTCCCTGAACTTTGGACTGTCCGGACAAAACTGTAA
- the kynU gene encoding kynureninase → MAQDFTRAYAETRDASDSLAPYRGEFYLPQDGIYMDGNSLGLLSKRAERTLLESLSDWKELGIDGWMSGRHPWFNLSEQLAALNAPLVGARAEEVMVTGSTTVNLHQLVASFFKPEGKRTKILADTLTFPSDIYALKSQLELRGLDPSEHLVQVSSPDGRYLKEEDIIAAMTDDIALIVLPTVLYRSGQILDMARLAKAAHERDILIGLDACHSVGAIPHAFHDWGVDFAYWCNYKHLNGGPGSVGGLFVHERHFGTTPGLAGWFGSRKDKQFDMDHTMTPADDAGAFQIGTPHVLSLAPQLGALEMFNEIGMDAIREKSLALTTYMTALIDEVLAPYGFVIGSPRNEIQRGAHLSLEHPEAARICKALKQHRVIPDFRAPNIIRLAPVALYNTFTDVYDVVMTLQTIMENKEYEAFENVREVVA, encoded by the coding sequence ATGGCTCAAGATTTCACACGGGCGTACGCGGAAACACGCGACGCCAGCGACTCGCTCGCACCATACCGGGGAGAATTTTATTTGCCGCAAGACGGTATTTATATGGACGGTAACTCGCTCGGCCTGTTATCGAAACGGGCCGAACGGACGTTACTCGAATCACTGAGCGATTGGAAAGAGCTCGGGATTGATGGCTGGATGTCGGGACGCCACCCATGGTTCAACTTGTCAGAACAATTGGCCGCACTTAACGCCCCGCTCGTCGGAGCCAGAGCCGAGGAAGTGATGGTCACCGGGTCGACGACGGTCAACTTGCACCAACTCGTCGCCTCATTCTTTAAACCGGAAGGCAAGCGGACGAAGATTTTAGCCGACACGCTCACCTTCCCATCTGACATCTACGCCTTGAAGAGTCAACTCGAGCTCCGCGGACTCGACCCGAGCGAACATTTGGTCCAAGTCTCGAGCCCGGACGGACGCTACTTGAAGGAAGAAGACATCATCGCAGCGATGACAGACGACATCGCCTTGATCGTCTTGCCGACCGTCCTCTATCGCAGCGGACAAATCCTCGATATGGCCCGTCTCGCCAAGGCGGCACACGAACGAGACATCTTGATCGGCTTGGACGCTTGTCATTCGGTCGGCGCCATCCCGCACGCATTCCACGACTGGGGTGTCGACTTCGCCTACTGGTGCAACTATAAGCATTTGAATGGCGGACCTGGCAGCGTCGGCGGTCTATTCGTTCACGAGCGTCACTTCGGGACGACGCCTGGCCTGGCCGGTTGGTTCGGTTCACGCAAAGATAAACAGTTCGACATGGATCATACGATGACGCCGGCCGATGACGCCGGTGCGTTCCAAATCGGGACGCCGCACGTCTTGAGCCTGGCTCCGCAACTTGGTGCCCTCGAGATGTTCAATGAGATCGGGATGGACGCCATCCGCGAAAAATCGCTCGCTTTGACGACGTATATGACCGCACTGATTGACGAAGTGCTCGCACCATACGGCTTCGTTATCGGCAGCCCGCGCAACGAGATACAGCGTGGTGCCCATTTGAGTCTCGAACACCCTGAGGCGGCCCGCATTTGTAAAGCGCTCAAACAGCATCGCGTCATCCCGGACTTCCGGGCCCCGAACATCATCCGACTCGCACCGGTCGCGCTCTACAACACGTTCACCGATGTGTATGATGTCGTGATGACGTTACAGACAATTATGGAAAACAAAGAATACGAGGCGTTCGAGAACGTCCGCGAAGTCGTGGCCTAA
- a CDS encoding BCCT family transporter: MNTSPEKPRLNRVFYISASLIALLVLFGAIRPTLFATIAGNIFNFTTRSFGWFYLLAVFLFVVFLVFLAFSKYGKIRLGTDQDRPQYPFFTWIGMLFSAGFGVGLVFWGVAEPMSHFITPPYADTTELTVEGARLAMAYSFFHWGVSQWSVFAIVGLIIAYFQFRRNADGLISTSLSPLIKDRAYKQPLNQTIDILAVIATVMGVATSLGLGVLQINGGLNSVFGLPNTALVQVLIIVVLTVLFLTSTTTGLDRGIKWLSNINLGTALVLMVFVFFAGPTIFILETFTLGLGDYLQNFIRYSLRLQPYQQGTWVRDWTIFYWAWAIAWSPFVGAFVARVSRGRTIREFIVGVLIVPPFIALLWIAVFGGTALHLDLFEGTSIAQAVDADVTSALFVTFAELPFSFILSVLSILLILTFLITSADSATYIISSMTTNGSLNPPLTVRIVWGILLGGIAAVLLIASGLEGLQTASLISALPFTVILILMVYTLFSLLRKENVRKIK, from the coding sequence ATGAACACTTCACCTGAAAAGCCACGCTTGAATCGCGTGTTCTACATTTCGGCGAGTCTCATCGCTCTCCTCGTCCTGTTTGGCGCGATTCGTCCGACGTTGTTCGCGACGATTGCCGGGAACATCTTCAACTTCACGACCCGTTCGTTTGGTTGGTTTTACTTACTCGCCGTCTTCTTATTCGTCGTCTTCCTCGTCTTCCTCGCGTTCAGTAAATACGGGAAGATTCGGCTCGGGACGGACCAGGACCGTCCGCAATACCCGTTCTTTACTTGGATCGGGATGCTGTTCTCCGCTGGTTTCGGGGTCGGACTCGTCTTTTGGGGCGTTGCCGAACCGATGAGCCATTTCATCACCCCTCCGTATGCGGATACGACCGAGCTGACCGTCGAAGGAGCTCGATTGGCCATGGCATATTCCTTCTTCCATTGGGGCGTCAGCCAATGGTCCGTCTTCGCCATCGTCGGCTTGATTATCGCGTATTTCCAGTTCCGCCGAAATGCGGACGGCCTTATTTCGACGAGTCTGTCTCCGCTCATTAAAGACCGGGCTTATAAACAGCCGCTCAATCAAACGATTGATATTTTAGCCGTCATCGCGACCGTCATGGGTGTCGCCACGTCACTCGGTCTCGGTGTGCTCCAAATCAATGGTGGTTTGAACAGTGTCTTCGGGTTGCCGAACACAGCGCTCGTCCAAGTATTGATTATCGTTGTTTTGACCGTCTTATTTTTGACTTCGACGACGACCGGTCTCGACCGCGGCATCAAATGGCTCAGTAATATCAACCTCGGGACCGCGCTCGTATTGATGGTATTCGTGTTCTTTGCCGGCCCGACCATCTTTATTTTAGAGACGTTCACGCTCGGGTTAGGGGATTACTTACAGAACTTTATCCGCTACAGTCTTCGTTTGCAGCCGTACCAGCAAGGGACGTGGGTGCGTGATTGGACCATCTTCTACTGGGCATGGGCCATCGCTTGGTCGCCGTTCGTCGGTGCATTCGTCGCCCGCGTCTCACGCGGCCGAACGATTCGTGAGTTTATCGTCGGGGTGCTCATCGTGCCACCGTTCATCGCGCTCTTGTGGATTGCTGTGTTCGGCGGAACGGCCCTTCACCTCGACTTATTCGAAGGAACATCGATTGCGCAAGCGGTCGATGCCGATGTGACGAGTGCCTTATTCGTCACGTTCGCCGAACTGCCGTTCAGCTTTATTTTATCCGTCTTGTCGATTCTGTTGATTCTTACTTTCTTGATCACGTCAGCCGATTCGGCGACGTACATCATCAGCAGTATGACAACAAATGGTAGTTTGAATCCACCGCTCACTGTCCGAATCGTTTGGGGCATTTTGCTCGGCGGAATTGCCGCCGTTCTATTGATCGCGAGCGGGCTCGAGGGATTGCAGACCGCTTCACTCATCTCCGCCCTCCCGTTCACCGTCATCTTGATTCTGATGGTGTACACGCTGTTCAGTCTATTACGCAAAGAAAATGTCCGTAAAATCAAATAG
- a CDS encoding HAD family hydrolase, which translates to MKLIAIDLDGTLLSRTGVITETNQDAIRRRQAEGDLVAISSGRSIHDIEELLRRSRLTCPILSGNGAIAFYENERIYYHALPKDVVQELWDVAHEHGAYVEFYTNAGVKVLRSGTDLLKGELDEVLPHDQSFSREWGEREIEIQNEQFGLTYVDAIEDIDFEADEVYKVFVYSFDRRKLHELRKLYEPRTDILITTAGWTKIEIGHPNASKGMALTQLAEHHGIPQADIVAIGDNLNDISMFEVAETRIAMGNAVDPLKDISTHITKDVEDDGVAYALDHYIDD; encoded by the coding sequence ATGAAATTGATTGCCATCGATTTAGACGGGACGTTATTGTCTCGAACTGGTGTCATCACAGAAACGAACCAAGACGCAATCCGGCGTCGCCAAGCCGAGGGAGATTTGGTCGCCATCTCTTCGGGCCGATCGATTCACGATATCGAAGAGTTGCTGCGACGGAGCAGATTGACTTGTCCAATCTTGTCCGGGAACGGGGCGATCGCTTTCTATGAGAACGAACGCATTTATTACCACGCGCTCCCGAAAGACGTCGTACAGGAGTTGTGGGATGTGGCCCATGAGCACGGAGCGTATGTCGAATTTTATACGAATGCCGGGGTGAAAGTACTCCGTTCGGGTACCGATTTACTGAAGGGCGAGTTGGATGAGGTGTTGCCGCACGACCAATCGTTCTCACGGGAATGGGGCGAGCGGGAGATTGAAATTCAAAACGAACAGTTCGGGCTGACATATGTTGATGCGATCGAGGACATCGACTTTGAGGCCGACGAAGTGTACAAAGTCTTTGTCTATTCGTTCGATCGGCGCAAACTGCACGAGCTCCGGAAACTGTATGAGCCTCGGACCGACATTTTGATCACGACGGCAGGCTGGACAAAAATCGAGATCGGTCATCCGAATGCGAGCAAAGGGATGGCCTTGACGCAGTTGGCAGAGCATCACGGCATTCCACAAGCGGATATTGTGGCCATCGGGGACAATTTGAACGACATCTCGATGTTCGAAGTGGCGGAAACGAGGATTGCGATGGGGAACGCCGTCGATCCGTTGAAAGACATCAGCACCCATATCACGAAGGATGTTGAGGATGATGGCGTCGCCTATGCGCTCGACCATTATATCGACGACTAA
- the abc-f gene encoding ribosomal protection-like ABC-F family protein: MLIELQHIQKQFGGHAVLIDANLQVNAGERIGLVGRNGSGKTTLLHLIVGADSPDEGTIYRKQRLTIGYLAQIPAHPGKSGRDVLYTAFAELTRLGDEMRRLEEQMISSDDIDSLLETYGALQMRYENGGGYAIDSKVNAMIDGLRLTSFVDRPFDTLSGGERTKVGLALALLQEPELLILDEPTNHLDLEAMTWLESFLRDSPSTLLLVSHDRVFLDAVATRIVECEDGELASFDGNYSAFVAQKEKKLLDQFHAYTEQQKKIKKMKETIRQLRQWANEGIPPNEKFYRRAKSMEKALARIETIKKPRLEAVQPDIQFTAQGRTGRDVFEATDVTVTYDRTVFEHVSFYAGHGERIAIVGPNGSGKSTLLKVLLGHLEPATGEVRRAERAQIGYLSQHIDFDDSHRLIEAFRDRIAVDEGKARQLLAQFLFYGASVFKPVKDLSGGEKMRLMLAILMHEDINVLVLDEPTNHLDIEAREALEDALDRFTGTLVAVSHDRYFLNKLFPITYWLDGTATHFPGNVSYALEKRQHEMNAEVVVPKPKLVKPKQETTRDTSVDEARLTELEASHQALLHQMSETNDLKELMTLQQQADALQADIDTLLNQLLESI; this comes from the coding sequence ATGTTAATCGAATTACAACATATTCAAAAACAATTCGGCGGCCACGCCGTCTTAATCGATGCCAATCTTCAGGTAAACGCAGGCGAGCGAATCGGGCTCGTCGGACGGAACGGGAGCGGCAAGACGACACTCCTACACCTCATCGTCGGCGCCGATTCGCCCGACGAAGGGACGATCTATCGAAAACAACGGCTGACGATTGGCTATTTGGCCCAGATTCCTGCCCATCCCGGTAAATCAGGGCGAGACGTACTCTATACCGCGTTCGCCGAGTTGACGAGACTCGGTGACGAGATGCGACGACTCGAGGAACAGATGATCTCAAGTGACGACATCGACTCACTCCTCGAGACGTACGGCGCCCTGCAGATGCGCTATGAGAACGGCGGCGGCTATGCCATCGATTCGAAAGTGAATGCGATGATCGATGGATTACGGCTCACAAGTTTCGTCGACCGCCCATTCGACACACTCAGCGGCGGAGAACGGACCAAAGTCGGGCTCGCCTTGGCGTTGCTCCAAGAGCCGGAACTGCTCATCCTCGACGAACCGACGAACCATCTCGATTTAGAAGCGATGACTTGGCTCGAGTCATTCCTGCGTGACAGTCCGTCCACGCTTCTCCTCGTCTCACACGACCGCGTGTTTCTCGACGCCGTCGCCACACGCATCGTCGAATGTGAGGACGGGGAGTTGGCTAGTTTTGATGGCAACTACAGCGCGTTCGTCGCCCAAAAAGAAAAGAAGTTGCTCGATCAATTCCATGCCTATACGGAGCAACAAAAGAAAATCAAGAAGATGAAGGAAACGATTCGACAGCTAAGACAGTGGGCGAACGAAGGCATTCCACCGAACGAGAAGTTTTATCGGCGCGCCAAATCGATGGAGAAAGCGCTCGCCCGCATCGAGACGATCAAAAAACCACGACTCGAGGCCGTTCAACCGGACATTCAGTTCACAGCTCAGGGGCGGACCGGACGCGATGTGTTCGAGGCGACCGACGTGACGGTCACTTACGACCGGACCGTCTTCGAACACGTCTCGTTCTACGCCGGTCATGGCGAACGCATCGCCATCGTCGGCCCAAATGGGAGCGGCAAGTCGACCCTGTTGAAAGTGTTGCTGGGTCACCTCGAACCGGCGACAGGCGAGGTGCGACGAGCGGAACGGGCCCAAATCGGCTACTTGTCCCAACACATCGACTTTGATGACTCCCATCGGCTCATCGAGGCGTTCCGTGACCGCATCGCTGTCGATGAAGGGAAGGCCCGTCAATTGCTGGCCCAGTTCCTCTTCTATGGCGCGAGCGTCTTCAAACCGGTCAAAGATTTGAGCGGCGGTGAGAAGATGCGGCTCATGCTCGCCATCCTCATGCACGAGGACATCAACGTGCTCGTGTTAGACGAACCGACGAACCATCTCGACATCGAAGCGCGTGAGGCACTCGAAGACGCACTCGACCGCTTTACCGGCACGCTCGTCGCCGTCTCACACGATCGCTACTTCTTGAACAAGCTGTTCCCGATTACGTATTGGCTTGATGGGACAGCGACACATTTCCCGGGAAACGTGTCGTATGCGCTCGAAAAACGGCAACATGAAATGAACGCAGAGGTCGTCGTTCCTAAACCGAAACTCGTGAAACCGAAGCAAGAAACGACTCGCGACACCTCAGTTGATGAAGCTCGCCTGACCGAGCTCGAAGCATCACATCAAGCACTCCTGCACCAGATGAGTGAGACGAACGATTTAAAAGAATTAATGACGTTGCAGCAACAAGCCGATGCGCTCCAAGCAGACATCGACACATTGTTGAATCAGTTGCTCGAATCGATTTAA
- a CDS encoding DMT family transporter has product MRKEWLGAISLTLAASIWGGMYVVSKYALGYIEPFTLVWMRYAVAFVVLFIMWWAFGREQIARGAWKWIALVGVVGYVASISFQFIGTKLSDAHTGSLVTAATPAFMVIFARLILKERLTPVKIGSLLLATLGVIIVVGWHVEGTYFIGSLVLVGAAITWALMSIYVKIASETMSSLTITTFAIGIAFVLMTPLMGMEVASSGLPDMTTVLWLSVLYVGIISTAGAFFFWNKGIELMDASVGSLFFFFQPLVGGYLGWLVLDERLDRNFFIGAACIITAVTWSTLAERRQKRISDARLTSERHIL; this is encoded by the coding sequence ATGCGCAAGGAATGGCTCGGTGCTATCAGTTTAACGCTCGCCGCCAGCATTTGGGGCGGGATGTACGTCGTCAGTAAGTATGCGCTCGGCTATATCGAACCGTTCACGCTCGTCTGGATGCGCTACGCCGTCGCTTTTGTCGTTCTGTTTATAATGTGGTGGGCGTTCGGACGCGAGCAGATTGCCAGGGGCGCCTGGAAGTGGATCGCGCTCGTCGGAGTCGTCGGCTATGTCGCCTCGATTTCATTTCAATTCATCGGCACGAAACTCTCAGATGCCCATACCGGATCGCTTGTGACGGCGGCGACGCCGGCGTTCATGGTAATCTTCGCCCGATTGATCTTGAAAGAGCGGCTCACACCTGTCAAAATCGGGTCACTTCTGTTGGCGACGCTCGGGGTCATCATCGTCGTCGGCTGGCACGTCGAAGGTACGTATTTCATCGGTAGCCTCGTCTTGGTCGGTGCCGCCATCACGTGGGCGCTCATGTCCATCTATGTGAAAATCGCTTCCGAGACGATGTCGTCGTTAACGATCACGACGTTCGCTATCGGCATCGCCTTCGTATTGATGACGCCGCTCATGGGAATGGAAGTGGCCTCATCCGGTTTACCGGATATGACCACGGTATTGTGGCTCAGCGTGTTATACGTTGGCATCATTTCGACGGCCGGGGCGTTCTTCTTTTGGAACAAAGGAATCGAACTCATGGATGCGAGCGTCGGGTCGCTGTTTTTCTTCTTCCAACCGCTCGTCGGGGGTTACCTCGGCTGGCTCGTCCTCGACGAACGGCTCGACCGCAACTTCTTCATCGGTGCCGCCTGCATCATCACGGCCGTCACTTGGTCGACACTCGCCGAACGACGGCAAAAACGGATAAGTGACGCAAGACTCACCTCAGAACGGCATATCCTATAA